The following coding sequences are from one Leptolyngbya sp. NIES-3755 window:
- a CDS encoding TonB-dependent siderophore receptor (similar to AA sequence:cyanobase_aa:Cyan7425_2414) has product MDKRLSGVVSFLSVISASVAIGGLCLRSLAEEKTELSIVEFRKQQGQTTVKDWLAQESENSEEEEVVITGDSPGSPYREPSGSTATRTETPLHDIPQSIQVIPRQVIEDQQPQRISDVLRNASGVTPRVTYSTPDTYTIRGFNTDDNLRNGFRQNNFTNFTDPANIERIEVLKGPGSVLYGQLEPGGIVNYITKQPLSEPFYSGQFSVGSYQYYRPSIDISGPLTEDKSLLYRLNLAYETSRGFRDFARREVYLFAPSFTHRISSTTSVNIEYEYLKVDQNYDRGLLPIAESFNLPISFNFGEPSDDYNIFSNRFSFVVNHQLSSAWKIRSGLSFQIADTERKNVQPIDFSNPFDPDGRTVQRRYNEVEDYSRDLALQTDFIGTFKTGNIAHQLLLGVELGRSVFGFPFRISFDVAPLDFLNPVYGAAIPTTFDEGNEQKSTTNRVGLYVQDQITLLPNLKLLAGGRFDFVRFRDEFTPDIVNGSEPEITRRTYNVFSPRVGLVYQPIPQISLYASYSQSFKPDAFAVTVDGTPLEPERATQYEAGIKGEFLNGRLAATLAFYDITKKNVATTDINNPDFSIAAGEVKSRGIEFDIAGEILPGWNLIASYFINDAFISQDNSLPTGDRLVNAPRNGGSLWTTYEIQRGRLKGLGIGAGIFFVGDREATLPNTIEIPSYIRTDATVFYRQPNYQIALTLKNLFDKKYYDSQGFLLTPGAPLTVIGSVSFKF; this is encoded by the coding sequence ATGGATAAACGGCTTTCTGGTGTGGTGAGCTTCCTGAGCGTCATTTCCGCGAGTGTTGCGATCGGTGGATTGTGCCTGAGGAGTTTGGCAGAAGAAAAAACAGAACTCTCGATCGTGGAATTTCGCAAGCAACAAGGACAAACAACCGTCAAAGATTGGCTGGCTCAAGAGTCAGAAAACTCCGAAGAGGAAGAAGTGGTGATTACAGGGGATAGTCCAGGATCACCTTATCGTGAGCCGAGTGGATCAACAGCAACAAGGACAGAGACTCCTCTGCACGATATTCCTCAATCGATTCAGGTTATCCCGCGTCAAGTCATTGAAGATCAACAGCCCCAGCGCATTTCGGATGTACTACGGAATGCTTCGGGAGTTACGCCCAGAGTCACTTACTCCACACCGGACACCTACACGATTCGGGGCTTTAACACCGATGACAACTTAAGAAACGGCTTTAGACAGAACAATTTCACGAACTTTACTGATCCCGCTAACATTGAGCGGATTGAGGTGCTGAAAGGTCCGGGATCGGTGTTGTACGGGCAGCTTGAACCGGGCGGGATTGTTAATTACATTACGAAACAGCCGCTTAGTGAGCCTTTCTATTCGGGGCAGTTCAGTGTTGGCAGCTATCAATACTATCGACCGTCGATCGATATTTCGGGTCCCTTAACCGAAGATAAGTCTCTACTGTACCGCTTGAATCTGGCGTATGAGACTTCACGGGGCTTTCGAGATTTTGCGCGGCGTGAAGTCTATCTGTTTGCGCCCAGTTTCACACATCGGATCAGTTCAACAACCAGCGTGAACATTGAATATGAATATCTCAAAGTTGATCAAAACTACGATCGAGGATTGTTACCGATCGCAGAATCGTTCAATCTTCCGATTTCATTCAATTTCGGCGAACCAAGCGACGATTACAACATTTTCTCGAATCGATTTTCGTTTGTGGTAAATCATCAACTTAGTTCAGCTTGGAAGATTCGCAGCGGTTTATCATTCCAAATTGCTGATACAGAGCGTAAGAATGTTCAACCGATCGACTTTAGCAATCCGTTTGATCCAGATGGGCGGACTGTTCAGCGTCGGTACAACGAAGTAGAAGACTATAGCCGCGATTTAGCTTTGCAAACTGATTTCATCGGCACGTTCAAAACTGGAAACATTGCTCATCAACTACTGTTAGGGGTTGAACTGGGTCGAAGTGTGTTTGGTTTCCCGTTTCGGATTTCCTTTGATGTTGCACCTTTGGATTTCCTGAATCCGGTTTATGGTGCAGCAATTCCGACCACATTTGATGAAGGCAACGAGCAGAAAAGTACAACCAATCGAGTTGGACTCTACGTGCAAGATCAGATTACATTACTGCCAAATTTGAAGCTATTAGCAGGCGGAAGATTTGACTTTGTTCGATTCAGAGATGAGTTTACTCCGGACATTGTGAACGGAAGTGAACCCGAAATCACACGCCGTACATACAATGTGTTTTCGCCCAGAGTTGGATTGGTTTATCAACCGATTCCGCAAATCTCGCTGTATGCCAGCTATAGTCAATCCTTTAAGCCTGATGCTTTTGCTGTCACAGTCGATGGAACACCGCTCGAACCTGAACGCGCCACTCAATACGAAGCAGGCATCAAAGGCGAATTTCTCAATGGTAGGCTGGCTGCAACACTGGCGTTCTATGACATCACTAAGAAAAACGTTGCAACCACAGATATCAACAATCCCGATTTCTCGATCGCTGCTGGAGAAGTAAAAAGTCGAGGCATCGAATTCGATATTGCGGGCGAGATTTTGCCGGGTTGGAATCTGATCGCGTCTTACTTCATTAATGATGCGTTCATCAGCCAGGATAACAGTCTGCCAACGGGCGATCGATTAGTGAATGCTCCTAGAAATGGGGGAAGTCTCTGGACAACTTACGAAATTCAACGCGGTCGTTTGAAAGGTCTGGGAATTGGAGCAGGCATCTTTTTTGTGGGCGATCGAGAAGCAACTTTGCCGAACACGATCGAAATTCCCTCATACATCCGCACAGATGCAACCGTTTTTTACCGTCAGCCAAACTATCAAATTGCGCTCACGCTGAAGAATCTTTTCGATAAGAAATACTACGATTCTCAGGGCTTTTTGCTCACACCAGGCGCACCATTAACTGTGATTGGCTCTGTGTCGTTTAAGTTCTAA
- a CDS encoding peptidase (similar to AA sequence:cyanobase_aa:Npun_F3453), which yields MKAQLRQRIVILHQSIGLIIGILFAIVGVTGSLLVFGREIDQWLLSWQIGSIVPKGQWLDPESILKIVKAAYANRPELKLDAIEFPRLPTLPYIVWLDADERQFQVFLNPYSGKILSDRWRDQSFFGFLLVFHYSLMAGQIGMTMIGIVAFLVCILSITGMVLWTGWKKLANGFKIKWNGHYKRLNFDLHKVSGMIAAAFLIVTAFTGFCWNFYDFTEPLIYAATFTPTHTEAVSTVIPKRSPLRPNAIWQKASVTLPEAMSTRIRIPSSPDGVFTVFKRLPEDHSSYNNYVEFDQYSGKVLQIRDRRSLPLGDRILHDFEVAHFGTFGGLPTRILYVFVGLAPTILLITGFIIRRPQKTSKSRLG from the coding sequence ATGAAAGCGCAACTTCGCCAGCGAATTGTTATCTTGCATCAAAGCATCGGGCTGATCATTGGGATCTTATTCGCGATCGTGGGAGTGACGGGAAGCCTCTTAGTATTCGGGCGTGAGATTGATCAATGGTTGCTCAGTTGGCAGATTGGCTCGATTGTTCCTAAAGGTCAATGGCTCGATCCTGAGAGCATTCTCAAGATTGTGAAAGCTGCTTATGCGAATCGTCCTGAACTTAAGCTGGATGCGATCGAATTTCCCCGTTTGCCAACCTTGCCTTATATTGTTTGGCTGGATGCTGATGAGCGACAGTTTCAAGTCTTTCTCAATCCGTATAGTGGAAAGATATTAAGCGATCGCTGGCGAGATCAATCTTTCTTTGGCTTCTTGCTAGTGTTTCATTACTCGCTGATGGCAGGTCAGATCGGCATGACAATGATTGGGATTGTTGCCTTTCTGGTCTGCATTCTTAGCATTACTGGAATGGTTCTCTGGACAGGTTGGAAAAAGCTTGCAAACGGCTTCAAAATCAAATGGAACGGTCACTACAAGCGATTGAACTTTGATTTACACAAAGTGAGTGGAATGATTGCGGCAGCATTTTTAATTGTGACTGCATTCACAGGTTTTTGCTGGAATTTTTACGATTTTACTGAGCCTTTGATTTATGCTGCAACGTTCACACCAACGCATACCGAAGCTGTTTCAACGGTCATTCCCAAGCGTTCTCCGCTGCGCCCGAATGCAATTTGGCAAAAAGCTTCCGTCACACTCCCTGAAGCGATGTCTACTCGAATTCGGATTCCATCTTCACCGGATGGCGTTTTCACAGTCTTCAAGCGATTGCCAGAAGATCACAGTAGTTACAACAACTATGTGGAATTTGATCAATACAGCGGGAAAGTTCTGCAAATTCGCGATCGTCGATCTCTGCCACTCGGCGATCGTATTTTGCATGATTTTGAAGTTGCCCATTTCGGGACATTTGGGGGCTTACCGACCCGTATTCTCTATGTGTTTGTAGGCTTAGCTCCCACGATTTTGCTAATCACAGGCTTTATCATTCGTAGACCACAAAAAACATCGAAATCTAGATTAGGATGA
- a CDS encoding hypothetical protein (similar to AA sequence:cyanobase_aa:NIES39_L03720), giving the protein MTLAQSPLTLPDHKQLPESDGTFVKNFQEHPQSLLLTSSITPILDVLHLDGQYAIGQDCGIYWRLTDPPERGAEAPDWFYVPNVPPLLDGERRRSYVMWKEIIAPLIAIEFVSGDGLEERDSTSPFAGDGSKAGKFWVYEQAIRIPFYAIYEVEKASIEVYELVGNRYQQLQPNAEGRYAIAPLGVELGIWRGRYLNQTFPWVRWWDSEGNLLLAGEERAEQERERAEQERERAEQERERAEQERERADRLAAKLRELGIDPDQIS; this is encoded by the coding sequence ATGACACTTGCCCAATCCCCACTCACTCTACCGGATCACAAGCAATTGCCCGAATCCGATGGCACTTTCGTGAAAAACTTCCAAGAACATCCGCAAAGTCTATTACTCACCAGTTCCATCACACCGATTCTGGATGTACTTCACCTAGACGGACAGTATGCGATCGGGCAAGATTGCGGCATCTACTGGCGACTCACTGATCCGCCTGAACGTGGAGCAGAAGCACCCGATTGGTTCTACGTTCCGAATGTTCCTCCGTTGCTCGATGGTGAACGACGGCGATCATATGTGATGTGGAAGGAAATTATCGCGCCATTGATTGCGATCGAATTCGTATCCGGTGACGGTTTAGAAGAACGCGATTCGACTTCTCCCTTTGCTGGTGACGGTTCAAAAGCGGGAAAATTTTGGGTGTACGAGCAAGCGATCCGAATTCCGTTCTACGCGATTTATGAAGTCGAAAAAGCATCGATCGAAGTCTACGAACTCGTGGGAAATCGATATCAACAATTACAACCGAATGCTGAGGGACGGTATGCGATCGCTCCATTAGGAGTGGAACTGGGTATCTGGCGGGGAAGATATTTGAACCAGACTTTTCCTTGGGTGCGCTGGTGGGATAGCGAAGGCAATCTACTTTTAGCAGGTGAAGAACGGGCAGAACAAGAAAGGGAACGGGCAGAACAAGAAAGGGAACGGGCAGAACAAGAAAGGGAACGGGCAGAACAAGAAAGGGAACGGGCTGATCGGCTTGCTGCGAAATTGCGAGAGTTGGGAATTGATCCGGATCAGATTTCTTGA
- a CDS encoding GTP-binding protein Era (similar to AA sequence:cyanobase_aa:LBDG_40010): protein MSEEADIFTPIPTAPDDFRSGFVGIIGRPNVGKSTIMNFLVGQKIAITSPVAQTTRNRLRGILTTSDAQIIFVDTPGIHKPHHQLGKVLVKNAQNSINSVDVILFVVDCSTELGGGDRYIAELLTETQTPVILGLNKADQQSEEQFDDRYRELATERGWSIAKFSALQGNGMEELQRSIIENLEPGPYYYPPDLVTDQPERFIMGELIREQILLLTREEVPHSVAIEIEKVVEEPKLTRVFAAINVERPSQKAILLGKGGGMIKSIGTAAREQIQKLIEGQVYLELFVKVMPKWRQSRVRLAEFGYRVEEE, encoded by the coding sequence ATGTCAGAAGAAGCAGACATTTTCACTCCAATTCCTACTGCACCCGATGATTTTCGATCGGGTTTTGTCGGCATTATCGGTCGCCCGAATGTGGGCAAATCCACGATCATGAATTTTCTAGTGGGTCAAAAGATCGCCATTACCTCTCCCGTTGCTCAAACCACCCGCAATCGATTACGCGGCATTCTCACCACCTCAGACGCGCAAATTATTTTCGTTGATACTCCCGGCATCCACAAACCGCATCATCAATTGGGAAAAGTCTTAGTTAAAAATGCTCAAAATTCTATCAATTCGGTCGATGTCATTCTCTTCGTAGTCGATTGTTCAACCGAATTAGGGGGCGGCGATCGCTATATTGCAGAGTTGCTCACCGAAACTCAAACGCCTGTGATTCTCGGATTGAACAAAGCGGATCAACAAAGTGAAGAACAATTTGACGATCGCTATCGAGAATTAGCCACAGAACGCGGATGGTCGATCGCGAAATTCTCTGCGCTTCAGGGTAATGGCATGGAAGAATTACAGCGATCGATTATCGAAAACTTAGAACCAGGACCCTATTACTATCCGCCTGATCTCGTTACGGATCAACCGGAACGGTTCATTATGGGTGAATTGATTCGAGAGCAAATTCTGTTACTCACCCGCGAAGAAGTACCGCATTCGGTCGCAATCGAGATTGAAAAAGTCGTTGAAGAACCGAAACTAACACGAGTTTTTGCTGCCATCAATGTCGAGCGACCTTCACAGAAAGCAATTTTGTTAGGCAAAGGGGGCGGGATGATTAAATCGATCGGCACTGCTGCCCGTGAACAGATTCAAAAACTGATCGAAGGTCAAGTCTATCTAGAATTGTTCGTGAAAGTGATGCCGAAATGGCGACAATCACGAGTCAGACTGGCGGAATTCGGCTACCGAGTGGAAGAGGAATAG
- a CDS encoding 6-phosphofructokinase 1 (similar to AA sequence:cyanobase_aa:LBDG_40000) gives MDEVKRIGILTSGGDCAGLNAVIRAVVFRASEYNWKVFGISRATNGLMARPPEFTALDIEKVDRILTHGGTLLGTTNKGNPFAFPMPDGQLLDRSEEIIEGYRMLNLDAIIGIGGDGSMAILRKLAQQGGMNLVTIPKTIDNDVDITERSIGFDTAVNIATEALDRLHFTAASHSRVMILEVMGRDAGHIAISAGIAGGADVILIPEIPYKISNLCRRLDQRQAQGKNYSLIIVSEAVKTETGEAISCFHSHGEQRYGGIGQYLADRIHACNGAETRVMVLGHVQRGEHHRPSIDCLHQPLEWQRWM, from the coding sequence ATGGATGAAGTTAAACGAATTGGGATTTTAACCAGCGGTGGTGACTGTGCAGGACTGAATGCAGTGATTCGAGCCGTTGTGTTTCGGGCAAGTGAATACAATTGGAAGGTTTTTGGCATCTCTCGCGCTACGAACGGATTGATGGCAAGACCTCCAGAGTTTACAGCATTGGATATTGAAAAGGTCGATCGAATTCTGACGCATGGTGGCACGTTGTTGGGCACGACGAATAAAGGGAATCCGTTCGCGTTTCCGATGCCCGATGGTCAACTGCTCGATCGATCTGAGGAAATCATTGAAGGCTATCGAATGCTGAACCTGGATGCAATCATCGGGATTGGTGGCGACGGTAGTATGGCGATTCTCCGCAAGTTAGCGCAGCAAGGGGGAATGAATTTAGTCACGATTCCGAAAACGATCGATAACGATGTAGATATTACAGAACGATCGATTGGTTTTGATACGGCTGTGAACATTGCAACAGAAGCGCTCGATCGATTACATTTCACGGCTGCAAGTCATTCGCGGGTGATGATTCTCGAAGTGATGGGGCGCGATGCGGGACATATTGCGATTAGTGCGGGAATTGCAGGCGGCGCAGATGTGATTCTGATTCCTGAAATTCCTTACAAAATTAGCAATCTCTGTCGAAGATTAGATCAGCGTCAGGCACAAGGAAAGAACTATTCGCTGATCATTGTTTCAGAAGCGGTGAAAACTGAGACGGGAGAGGCGATTAGCTGTTTTCATTCTCATGGCGAACAGCGCTATGGTGGAATTGGACAATACCTCGCAGATCGTATTCATGCTTGTAATGGGGCAGAAACTCGCGTCATGGTGCTTGGACATGTGCAGCGGGGGGAACACCATCGCCCCTCGATCGATTGCTTGCATCAGCCTTTGGAGTGGCAGCGGTGGATGTGA
- a CDS encoding 6-phosphofructokinase 1 (similar to AA sequence:cyanobase_aa:LBDG_40000) has product MDVIAEGRFDRMVGWHDRQVIDVPIRDAIQRYCVVDPESTLVKTARGLGIYLGD; this is encoded by the coding sequence GTGGATGTGATCGCAGAAGGAAGGTTCGATCGAATGGTCGGATGGCACGATCGACAAGTGATTGATGTACCGATTCGCGATGCCATTCAGCGCTATTGTGTGGTTGATCCAGAAAGTACACTGGTGAAAACGGCTCGCGGATTGGGAATCTATTTGGGAGACTAA
- a CDS encoding stationary-phase survival protein SurE homolog (similar to AA sequence:cyanobase_aa:LBDG_39990), with protein sequence MTVILTNDDGIDAPGIRALLQAMNGTGILVAPSDHYSGCGHQVTTTQPIRVEKRNDREYAIGGTPADCSRIALNYLFPDTKLVLSGINAGGNMGVDVYISGTVAAIREAAFHRVPGIAISQYKKGRIPVDWERSTRLAAKVLKELIDRPLEPGCYWNVNLPYTEPDAPDPEMVFCEPCTQPLPSDFRIEGNEFYYCGNYGARKRDRGSDVDVCLSGQIAITHLKV encoded by the coding sequence ATGACGGTTATTTTGACGAATGATGATGGCATTGATGCACCAGGAATTCGGGCATTGTTGCAGGCAATGAACGGAACCGGAATTTTGGTGGCTCCGAGTGATCATTATTCCGGTTGCGGGCATCAAGTGACGACGACGCAGCCGATTCGAGTAGAGAAACGCAACGATCGAGAATATGCGATCGGGGGAACACCTGCGGATTGTAGTCGGATTGCACTGAACTATCTTTTTCCTGATACCAAACTCGTTTTGTCTGGGATTAACGCAGGTGGAAATATGGGCGTTGATGTTTATATTTCTGGAACGGTTGCAGCAATTCGAGAAGCAGCGTTTCATCGGGTTCCAGGAATTGCGATTTCTCAGTATAAAAAAGGTCGAATTCCGGTAGATTGGGAACGATCGACACGGTTAGCCGCAAAAGTATTGAAAGAATTAATCGATCGACCATTAGAACCAGGATGTTACTGGAATGTGAATCTTCCCTATACTGAACCGGATGCGCCTGATCCAGAGATGGTTTTTTGTGAACCTTGTACGCAACCCCTACCGAGTGATTTTCGCATTGAAGGGAATGAATTTTATTATTGCGGCAACTATGGTGCGAGAAAACGCGATCGAGGTTCCGATGTTGATGTTTGTTTATCCGGTCAGATCGCAATTACACATCTAAAAGTTTGA
- a CDS encoding cellulose synthase catalytic subunit (similar to AA sequence:cyanobase_aa:LBDG_00140), whose translation MNQSPTKGQRLLSVLADLIPNFFDRVLNWSGRTQLFFIITVLLFFSVPLIITPLTVWQQGIVAVSLIAIGWAISVVERKHATGRTSEYLHLFMIWLSLMTTFRYLFYRVNYTLNLNNGWLDATASILLFLAELYAIMTLVLSFFQTLKLKERQAVSMQDIPPSDWFSVDVYIPTYSEDIEIVRKTAIAAMAIDYPEDKKKVYILDDGSSEALRERREQLQQMCDQLGCNLLTRDNNDHAKAGNINAALTRTTGDLILILDADHIPARSFLMETVGFFLKPKVALVQTPHWFYNPDPFERNLVTAGKVPVGNELFYKVLQKGNDFWNAAFFCGSAAVVRRSHLLDIGGIATETVTEDCHTSLRLHSSGYETVYYDKIMVAGLAPEKFSAYVGQQTRWARGMAQILRRENPLFNPGLDLTIPQRICYFSATSHFFFGFPRLMYALAPVLFLIFGLNPVRGLGLETLAYALPHFLLAAFANYIAYKHVRFSFWNEVYEFAMSFHTAIVTLLALLSPKLGKFNVTSKGLIVDRRTFDWRSTLVLLIIGILVAASIIAVPFWLVFSPEKTEAVLVNLFWSVFNFTLISAALLVGFEQPQRRFAHRLARNLRATVHDFGRSMQGVTLDVSDSGARILLDQEVNLSDEIELDLVGDSDARASVRAHVVRVVSEQEGRSIALVQFVDLSRAQKDALNLVIYSDVQEWYAQRRDSIDDLFRSFAFIAGSFGRSLRPRRSTLTVSRS comes from the coding sequence ATGAATCAATCCCCTACCAAAGGTCAGCGCTTACTCTCTGTATTGGCTGATCTGATTCCAAATTTCTTCGATCGTGTATTGAACTGGAGCGGTAGAACACAGCTATTTTTCATCATTACGGTGCTGCTGTTCTTTTCTGTACCGCTGATCATTACGCCGCTAACGGTTTGGCAGCAGGGAATTGTCGCGGTATCGCTGATTGCGATCGGTTGGGCAATTTCAGTCGTAGAGCGAAAACATGCCACGGGACGAACGAGCGAATATCTGCATCTGTTCATGATCTGGCTCAGCTTAATGACGACGTTCCGCTATTTGTTCTATCGCGTGAACTATACGCTGAATTTGAATAATGGATGGCTCGATGCAACCGCGAGTATTCTCCTGTTCCTCGCTGAGCTATACGCAATCATGACGTTGGTGTTGTCCTTCTTTCAAACGCTCAAACTGAAAGAACGTCAGGCGGTGAGTATGCAGGACATTCCACCATCAGATTGGTTTAGTGTTGATGTCTATATCCCGACTTACAGCGAGGATATTGAGATTGTCCGAAAAACTGCGATCGCAGCAATGGCGATCGACTATCCAGAGGACAAAAAGAAAGTCTACATTCTCGATGATGGTTCGTCGGAAGCTTTACGAGAACGCCGTGAGCAACTCCAGCAAATGTGTGATCAACTGGGCTGTAATTTACTAACTCGTGACAACAATGATCACGCTAAAGCAGGCAACATTAATGCAGCGTTGACTCGGACCACAGGCGACTTGATCTTGATTCTGGATGCCGATCACATTCCAGCCAGAAGCTTTTTGATGGAAACGGTTGGCTTTTTCCTCAAGCCGAAAGTGGCTCTAGTTCAAACACCGCACTGGTTCTACAATCCTGATCCATTTGAGCGAAACTTAGTCACAGCAGGCAAAGTTCCAGTTGGAAATGAACTGTTCTACAAGGTGTTACAGAAAGGCAATGACTTTTGGAACGCAGCTTTCTTTTGTGGATCAGCCGCAGTCGTTCGTCGATCGCATCTGCTCGATATTGGTGGCATTGCAACTGAGACTGTGACCGAAGACTGTCATACCTCTCTGCGTCTGCATTCGAGCGGTTATGAAACGGTCTACTACGACAAGATCATGGTTGCGGGATTAGCTCCAGAGAAGTTCTCAGCTTATGTGGGACAACAAACTCGGTGGGCACGTGGAATGGCTCAAATTCTACGGCGTGAAAACCCATTGTTCAATCCTGGTTTGGATCTGACCATTCCACAGCGAATTTGCTACTTCAGTGCAACCTCTCATTTCTTCTTTGGTTTTCCAAGACTGATGTATGCACTCGCTCCAGTGTTGTTCTTAATCTTTGGACTCAACCCAGTTCGAGGATTGGGACTTGAAACCTTGGCGTATGCGCTTCCTCACTTTTTGTTAGCAGCATTCGCGAACTATATTGCTTACAAGCACGTTCGGTTCTCGTTCTGGAATGAAGTGTACGAATTTGCCATGTCATTCCATACTGCGATCGTCACTCTCTTAGCGTTGCTCAGTCCCAAACTCGGTAAGTTCAATGTCACGAGCAAAGGATTGATTGTCGATCGACGAACATTCGATTGGCGATCGACCTTAGTTCTGTTAATCATTGGTATCTTGGTGGCAGCCTCGATCATTGCTGTTCCCTTCTGGCTGGTGTTCAGTCCTGAAAAAACAGAAGCGGTGCTCGTGAACTTGTTTTGGAGTGTGTTTAATTTCACGCTGATTAGTGCTGCATTGCTCGTCGGATTTGAACAACCTCAGCGGCGATTTGCTCATCGTCTGGCTCGAAATCTCAGAGCAACAGTGCATGATTTTGGTCGATCGATGCAAGGCGTGACGCTAGATGTTAGCGATTCGGGTGCGCGAATTTTGCTTGATCAAGAGGTGAACCTTTCGGATGAGATTGAGCTTGATTTAGTTGGGGATTCAGATGCTCGCGCTTCTGTCCGTGCTCATGTCGTTCGAGTGGTGTCTGAACAAGAAGGTCGCTCGATCGCATTAGTGCAGTTCGTTGATCTGTCTCGTGCTCAGAAAGATGCGCTCAATCTGGTGATCTACTCAGATGTACAAGAGTGGTATGCTCAGCGGCGGGATTCGATCGATGATTTATTCCGATCGTTCGCGTTTATTGCGGGTAGTTTTGGGCGATCGTTGCGTCCTCGTCGATCGACCCTAACTGTAAGCCGTTCTTAG